From Malus sylvestris chromosome 1, drMalSylv7.2, whole genome shotgun sequence:
gttcatcatccgttcatccaagatcaagcctcaacggccctttggatcaacaaacgtcgacaaatccacacacatccaaccgttcttcaagattaagcccaaaagcccttgaagatctgttcatcactgtttcttcaagatcaagcccaaaagcccttgaaaatccgttcatcaccgttactcaagatcaagccccaacggctccttgaagatccgctcaaatccaccttcaaagatcaagcccacggccccttgaagaaacttccaacagttcatccaagatcaagcatcaacggcccttggatcaatcacacatccacaaatacacaccttacggagatcaaatcagaggatcaaatttaagagaAATTGTAACCCaattcttgtctctttcgtttcaggaaatttccgtgttcacaattacacccagtcttgtcgtacaaacctttacagtggttccgactcgtgtgcagtgtaATGCCGAATAGGTCACTTACGGTGACTCCAGCTAgattgagctatgaattcagccgtacaaacCTCTGCATGGGTTCcgactaatatgttattttccatggaATTATTTttacctgagttacttattctgttttatatttttggcatggcatacttatgaatatggatatgtgaagcatgatttgaatatatatatatatatatatatatatattctatttctgggaaaattatacatgttttacgacgaggggttaaagcatttgataaatgaaatggttttgaaaagctttgtttttgcccactcacactttctattttgtgcccctccaggttttagataaGCTTGTCCGTTGGTGGCTCATGAAGATTGATCggaggttctgacagactatcaCAAATGTAAGGCATCTTTGGGCATcgtttaattagtacttgttttcTGGACTGAATTTAGGCTACTTACACTTTGATTGTGTATTTACACATATTCTAGCACTTTTCTTAACTAGTACTCTTATGAGTTGGTTTTCATTTATTCGTATtctctattatcattattttttctgcactatgcacatggctacatcaccctcacgtgacgaccaACATGCCCTGATTCGGGTTGTGGTGTGttagtttggtatcaaagcctaggTTTAGCAATCCTGTATATCTTGTGAATATTTTAATCATTGtggtgtcttctgtcagaactatgcagCTTCGTAAAGAGCCACGTCACTCAGCTGAGCCTAGTTTCTCTGATATTACTCAGTTAGGGAAAGCTATAGCTAATGTTATTCAGTCTTCACTTCGTCCTCCTTAAAAGACATCTCTTGAGACTGTGTATAATCTGAAGCTGAatcatttcatgggtaatgaaggaCATGAGGGGTTGGAGAAATGGCTTAATCATGTCAAGAAGACTTTCCTTGTGATGTAGAGTCAAGGGAGCCTTCCTCCTGATAGATGGgttgagacgactacctggtttttaggAGAGCAACCTACATCCTAGTGGAGACAGGAGTCTTATCAGATGCCACCAGAGGTAGCAGCTATTTGGGAAGTGTTTAAGCAGTTGTTTTAGAAAAGATTTgttcctccagagtatatagATCGCAAGAAACAAGAATTTACACATATGAAACAAGGAAAGATGACGGCGAATGAGCATTACAGGAAGTTCACTGATTTATCTCGCTATGGTccaaactcaaatgagagactgaaccatatgattgagaatcatgtataatggtgacgtcgttattctcaaggttgcttctatggataacatatagatatccattgtctaggcctactattcagccatttatgaaatgactacagaagaggtatcatcactgatgactaagctgattggctctagtgcaagtgggagattgttggaaatgtgccctaaaaccaatcatatgatgatactttacggacatttcacatgttaaactaatctagtttaatatcaagggcaaagattattgtttaagccgtctcatataaatgttatatgcttaaacgataagtccaaggaatatgtgattgggagaatgcgatctaaagaagttagattcatgagaccattctttcgtagacacatcctaaacattcctgatcataggattgccaattgggcattgacagtccgttaagatcagtacgtgttgtgtcttctctcagggagagtgactagtctcgagtcattggtgtgtgtgacatcaagacaagtacgtaggtgctcaatagagaatgagttcactgaacacgatcaacgaagagttctcatattcatgtcacatgagaactcatggttgggataatgcaaagtagtcatttgacctaaggcatcacgtttgtcttgtggttaagtccttaatctttgattatgtcaaagtcaccccatccgcgggtgtccacggcatcgttggggttaagccacttagctatggaggcaagtgaatgcgcaacaagggatctctaaccttcaaaccgtttgggggagaatactctatgatatgatttagaatctctggccagagtatgaatgagatttaggaagtcgttccaaatctcattcaaggtaatcatataagcacacgaatcacattggatagtagacatgaataaataaactatcaaaccaaacaatgtgatcaagagtattgtattagagaaagactgtattgcatttgtaatcctaaactgaataggttctctacctcttctgattagcttgggtaaccatgatatgctgctaggtgtcactcatggtttgtggaagccctaaacgtgtgtaatcactaaagggagaattgaaagtaagtttcaattcacaatcgatttgaaagagttctaatcgcccactgcctcgctaaaaggaacctaatggatcgtacaccgtgtaaggtggagattgaagaaacaatggagatgagtaagaataattaaatggtttaattatttatggcaaggattaattaatatgttaattaatcaaacgaataaagttcgttaaaagaccacgggttagttttgggcctcaaggcccaatgggcttcgaacgtcaagcctattgacttaagttgtatgacaacttaattcacaaaggcccaaaagcccaataaaacccttatggccggccatgttagagagaatgaccttttggttctttaggtcacttatttgaagtgactatataaaggactttatagcctaaattcattatgggttttcttttagagaaaattggtgagaacttgtctctccttttctctctaggaggccggccccccttggagggtgtatctagcattcccactactccaaggtcactctttccttctccaatctctccttggtgtggagacttagaggttctcaattttgggaacttggagaaccatattcttccatccaaatccatggatctaagaagcaaggaatgaaggccctctctttgggtgattagcctttgcttatgcaaagaggaatctacaaaggtatatatttctcaactcactttgatttgagttgattcttggttcaccaatctactaggctttgaatttcatgggtaatgttttgtttttgaatgcatgcaagcatgattccgccttttaattgttaaatgcatgctatagatgttattcaaatgaacatgttttcacaaaatcatccttcaggaGGATGTTGTTATGCCAGCTAACCTTATTCCGTTAgacattgttgattttgatgtgattttgggcacaaATTGGTTACACTACAATCGTGCTAATATAGACTGCTATGGGAAAGTAGTTACTTTTCATCGTCCTAGATTACCTGAGGTTACGtttgtaggagagcctagcggggtgaggcatggtgttatttctgccatgaaaGCCAAAAGATTGTTGTCGAAGGGTTTcaaggatatttggctcatgtggtgttgaatgataatgctcctagtagtgtggatGATGTACGTGTGGTCAAGCATTTTCCGGATGTGTTTCCTaatgatttgcctggattgccgccagaaAAAGATGTAAAGTTcgttattgatttgcttccaggtacggatcttatatctttgactccttatCGAATGACTCATGCTGAGTTGAGGGAATTAAAGATTCTGTTGTAGGAATTGGTTGATAAGGgatttattcaacctagtacttcaccctagggagctccagttttattcgtgaggaagaaagacggaactttgaggctatgcattgattacaagcaattgaatcgggtaacaattAAGAACTGTTATCCGTTGCcacgtatagatgatttgtttgatcaactccGAGGTGCatgtgtgttctctaagattgacttgaggtctggttactaccagttgaagattaaaagtgAAGATATCCCTAAAATAGCTttcaggactcgatatggtcattatgagtttcttgtgatgccattcgggttaactaatgcaccatcaactttcatggatttaatgaatcaagtattccagccatatttggacaggtttgccattgtcttcattgatgatattttggtatactctaagtctagagcagagcatgctagacatcttaaattggtgttgaaaagtttgagggaacaccaatTATATgttaagtttagcaaatgccaattcTGGTTAGATCAAATGGCATTTTTAGGACATGTTATATCAGCTCAAGGTAGTCGAATAGATCCTTAAAAGACAgcagctgtggagaattgggaacaaccacaAACTGTCATTGAGATACGGAGTTTTCTTCGCTTAGCAGGCTATTACAGATGGTTCGTTAAAGATTTCTCAGTTATTGCATTACCTTTAGCGAGGTTAACCaagaaggatgttaagtttgagtagGATGATAATTGTGAATAAAATTTTCAGTAGTTAAAGTATTGTCTCACTCGTGCACCTGTTTTGACGCTTCTTGACGATAGTGGTGATTTTGAAGTCTACAGTGACGCTTCCTTGAATGGGTTGGGATGTGTGTTGATGcagcatggtagggtgattgcttatgtgTCACGCCAATTGAagcctcatgagatgaattatcctactcatgatcttgaATTAACGGCGATCATCTTTGCTCtaaagatttggagacattatctttatggtgagaaatgtaagatcttcacaaatCATAAGAGTCTTTAGTGTCTTTTTACTCAGAGGGATCTTAACCTTCGTCAGCGAATATGGATAGAAttactaagtgattatgattgcacgattaaGTATCACCATGGTCGTGCGAATATGGTAGCAGATGCACTTAGTAGAAAGACTCCAGTTAGCCTTAATGCCATTTATGCtcgtcatgttcctcttcttgtaGATTTGAGGTCTACTGAAGTGAAGTTAGGATTGGAAGATAAAGAGGAAGCTTTATTAGCTAATTTCCAGGTCAGACCAATATTAATTAATCGAGTACTTGAGGCTCAtatgaatgatgaagagacccaaGAAATAATTCAGGCAAGAAGTCGAGGTAGGAAGAAAGATTTCCgaattcgagaaactgatggcatgcttatgcaagaaaacagaatgtatgtgccgaataatgcaaagttaaagaaagaaatccttGGTGAAGCgcatatttcggcatatgcaaTGCATTCAGGAggtaccaagatgtatcataccattcgaccattttattattggccgggtatgaaaagagaaattgctaagtatgtgagtaggtgtgccatttatTAGCAGGTTAAAGCTAAAAAGAAGAAAccgtttgggttgatgcagccacttcccattCCATAGtgaaaatgggaaaatattaccatggattttgggtataaacttcctcgtacacaaaatggatatgatgaaatttgggtgatagttgatcggcttactaagtcagtacattttattccagtgagggagaaaTTCTCATTAATCcaattagctaagttattcataTCGAAGATTATGAAGTACCATGGTGTTCCAGTTGATATTATCTCGAATCGGGATCTTAGATTCACTTCTAAGTTCTGGGTAGCATTCTAGGAATCTCTTAGTAtgagattactttatagtacgacATATCATCCTCAGATAGATGGGCAATCTGAGAAGActattcagacattagaggatatgctgagatcttcagtgttgcAGTTTGGCAATGGTTGGcttgattgtttggatttgatggaattcGCCTATAACAATAGTtaccattcgagtattggtatggcaccttTTGAGGCACTCTATGGCAAGTCTTGTCGAATGCCATTATGCTGGTCAGAAGTTTGTGAAAGAGTTTTGGTGGGCCCGGAGATTGTGGATGAaactactcagaatattcaggtaattaagtctaacctgaaagtggcCTAGGATCGTTAGAAAAGTCTAGCAGATAAGCATGCTACTGATAGAGTGTATAAAGTTAAcgattgggtatttttgaagTTGTCACCGTAGAGAGGTGTGGTACGGTTTGGGAAAAAGGGTAAGCTAAGCCCTAGGTACATCGAACCGTATCGAATCATCGAGCGAGTCGGTGAAGTtacttacaggcttgagttgccttcaGAGTTGTCCAAAGTGCatgatgtgtttcatgtttctatgcttcgacattatgtctcagatccttcacatgtgataccTCCTCAATCATTGGAAATTAATTCAGATTTGACTTACGACGAGGAGCCAGTGACTATTTTGGATAGGAAAGATA
This genomic window contains:
- the LOC126608298 gene encoding uncharacterized protein LOC126608298, with amino-acid sequence MVADALSRKTPVSLNAIYARHVPLLVDLRSTEVKLGLEDKEEALLANFQIDGQSEKTIQTLEDMLRSSVLQFGNGWLDCLDLMEFAYNNSYHSSIGMAPFEALYGKSCRMPLCWSEVCERVLVGPEIVDETTQNIQRGVVRFGKKDPSHVIPPQSLEINSDLTYDEEPVTILDRKDKVLRNKIVPLVKVLWRNHSVQKATWETEDRIREMYPRLFYDN